One Castanea sativa cultivar Marrone di Chiusa Pesio chromosome 4, ASM4071231v1 DNA window includes the following coding sequences:
- the LOC142632629 gene encoding uncharacterized protein LOC142632629, which yields MYVTMLIVVLMNLFVGKIVAASLKSLSEMESASVPSNEHASTTGSNANSSSVRAKCDPAWDHVTEELKDGKSSYRCIHCGKSYKGGGINRMKRHLAGIKGDVAACMGVPYDVRFQMVENLKEIAKSKEQTKKDQEASNYSPLEDSPEFEDVQEITPRGRGLSRGNRSGGPSNFPLRSYLGKRKVGDIGNYFAPRTTPGAQPSIRSVLAGKEKKLRVDMAVARWMYDACIPINAVNSSYYQPMLNAVASYGPRYRGPNYHALRVPLVNCFYTFVDASDLVKDAINLSNLFDEIVNCVGPAKYSTFGYGNLANYVAAGRILCGKYRNISWSPCAAHCLNLIFKEIGKMDLVAKLAKRASKITVFIYNHVALQAWLRTRKNWTEIVRPGPTRYAKDKKAKAVVKIILDNQFWNGCHVIVHIMSPLIRLLRIVDSDEKPAMGYVYDEIFIFAYWLNPAFQYDSSTLNKRLETQSAVTDVIESKVSVGRLKLVEELRLFREREQTFGTQLTQESAKTSQPDEWWKLFGSCAPTLQKFAIRILSQTAASSGCERNWSAFEQIHSKRRNRLEHQRLNDLVYVHYNYRLKERVKRKKFNFDPIDYASIDKTEFWVVEDEEPPFLDHEEIENALYEEGAHPIEEGSSSHVQRDDAPPGFRDKNHPIPIEDEENEDEDDDNDASGGAFGLHDDIDFNFLHNK from the exons ATGTATGTCACTATGTTGATTGTTgtgttgatgaatttatttgttgGTAAAATAGTTGCTGCAAGTCTGAAATCGTTGAGTGAAATGGAGTCTGCCTCTGTACCATCTAATGAACATGCTTCTACAACCGGGTCTAATGCTAATTCTTCATCTGTGAGAGCGAAATGTGATCCTGCATGGGATCATGTGACTGAAGAGTTGAAAGACGGAAAAAGTAGCTATAGATGTATACATTGTGGGAAAAGTTATAAAGGAGGGGGCATTAATAGGATGAAAAGACATCTAGCTGGAATTAAAGGTGATGTGGCTGCATGTATGGGTGTACCTTATGATGTTAGGTTTCAAATGGTTGAGAATTTGAAGGAAATTGCTAAAtctaaagaacaaacaaaaaaagatcaagaagcatCTAATTATTCGCCATTAGAGGACTCACCAGAATTTGAAGATGTTCAAGAAATTACTCCTAGAGGTAGGGGGTTAAGTAGGGGAAATAGAAGTGGTGGTCCTAGTAATTTTCCATTAAGATCTTATCTTGGCAAGAGAAAGGTTGGTGATATTGGTAATTACTTCGCTCCTAGAACAACACCGGGAGCTCAACCTTCTATTAGAAGTGTTCTTGctggcaaagaaaagaaattgagggTTGATATGGCTGTAGCAAGATGGATGTATGATGCTTGCATTCCAATTAATGCTGTGAATTCTAGTTATTATCAACCTATGCTCAATGCTGTAGCTTCTTATGGTCCTAGATATAGAGGCCCAAATTATCATGCCCTTCGAGTGCCTTTGGT GAATTGTTTTTATACGTTCGTTGATGCTTCCGACTTGGTTAAGGATGCTATTAATTTGAGTAACTTGTTTGATGAAATTGTTAATTGCGTTGGTCCTGCAAAATATAGTACATTTGGTTACGGCAATCTTGCAAATTATGTAGCTGCTGGAAGAATTTTGTGTGGAAAATATAGGAACATTAGTTGGTCACCTTGTGCAGCACATTGcctaaacttaatttttaaggagattgGGAAGATGGATCTTGTAGCTAAACTTGCAAAGCGTGCATCCAAGATCACAGTGTTCATCTATAATCATGTGGCTTTGCAAGCTTGGTTGAGGACTAGAAAAAATTGGACGGAAATTGTGCGTCCAGGGCCAACTAG ATATGCAAAAGATAAGAAAGCAAAGGCAGTGGTGAAAATCATTCTTGATAATCAATTTTGGAATGGTTGTCATGTAATTGTGCATATTATGTCACCATTGATTCGTTTATTACGCATTGTTGATTCTGATGAAAAACCAGCTATGGGTTATGTATATGATG AGATATTCATCTTCGCTTATTGGTTGAATCCTGCATTCCAATATGACTCATCTACTCTTAATAAGAGGCTAGAGACACAATCTGCTGTGACAGATGTGATTGAATCAAAAGTTTCAGTTGGCCGATTGAAGTTAGTGGAGGAATTAAGGCTATTTCGAGAGCGTGAACAAACTTTTGGAACCCAACTTACTCAAGAATCAGCCAAGACATCTCAGCCGG ATGAGTGGTGGAAGTTGTTTGGATCTTGTGCTCCAACCTTACAAAAGTTTGCAATTCGGATCCTTAGCCAAACAGCTGCCTCTTCGGGATGTGAGCGGAATTGGAGTGCTTTTGAACAAATACatagcaaaagaagaaatagattggAGCATCAACGACTTAATGATCTTGTGTATGTTCATTATAACTACCGATTGAAAGAaag AGTCAAAAGGAAGAAGTTCAATTTTGATCCTATTGATTATGCAAGTATCGATAAAACTGAATTTTGGGTAGTGGAAGATGAGGAACCTCCATTTCTGGATCATGAGGAGATAGAGAATGCATTATATGAAGAGGGAGCTCATCCAATCGAAGAAGGGTCTTCTAGTCATGTACAAAGAG atgatgctcCTCCCggatttagagataaaaatcatCCTATTCctattgaagatgaagaaaatgaggatgaggatgatgataatgatgctaGTGGTGGAGCATTTGGTTTACATGAtgatattgatttcaattttcttcataacaAATGA